From the genome of Dermacentor andersoni chromosome 3, qqDerAnde1_hic_scaffold, whole genome shotgun sequence:
aaaaaaaggcatttgtaATATTCTACGTCGTTGCGATTGGTAAAGTTCGACATAAACGCACACGTTATTACCGTCTCCTAGAACATTGTCAGTATGCTTGGTTCATATTGTAAGAATAAATGTTCATAACGCACACAGAACGTTAATGGGCTGTACAAACTGGTAACACCTATGGCTCCGTGGTCCATGGTCAACCTTTGTGGATATGTGAGCGAACGGGCATCCACATCTGTATGGAAGGGCGATCAATGTTTGGCAACTACATTCGTTCTAGAAACTTCACTGCCTTGATAGAGCCAGCTTCGTTCACAATTGTGTCGCACATAATACCCTTCCCCAGCATTGCATCCTCGAAACCAGAGTCCCTCCGGTCCTGGCACTCACACGGCAAGTGGCCGTGCGGTGTTCGCTGGTGAATTGCTGAGGAACGAAGAGAAGGAGGCAAAATGTCACCGTTCCGTGTCGCGTGCTCGCGCTGGCAGTACTGCTGCGCCAAGATCACGGATGACTCATAGCATGGGGCGTACGACTCGGGCGTTGCGATTACGGGACCATCTTGTGACTCCGTGGAGGTCAGCGACTCCAGCGTGGTCGTGATGGTGTCAGTAGAACTGTGCCTCAGAGAGTTCCTCGCCAAAGCAAATCGGGACTTCCGCAGTCCGCCACAGTACGAAATCCTTTGCGGCGAAAAGGCCATGCTCATTTCGTGCTCGTCAAAGGCGAATGATCGGCCTCGTTTAAGCGCTGGTCGGCGATGGTATGCGGCCACTGCAGAGGTATCATACGCGGAGGAAACTGTTTCGTAACTGTGTACTTGCGCGACGCTGTCAACCGTGGAAAGCCTGTTGTATATTTCTCCACAACCGAGTACAGCTGATGTGCTGTTCTGCGAGTCATATATGGCATGGCTTGGCCTCCGGCACTGAGACGAGTCGATAAAGTGACGGCCCCACATCTCCTGGCACACGCTGCTATTGCATGATGGGTCGTGCGCTTCGATCAACTCCTCACGGTTCGCGAAGCGACCCCGAGTTCGGAAAGACATGCTTCGGTCGCCTCCCGTATATGTGGTGGACTTCACAGCTGTCACCTCTGAGCTGCGCTCGGGCATGCTCGAAAAGCGTGCCGACATAAGTTTGGAGCTGTCTAACGATGCTCGCCGGTTGAAGCCGCTCCTCATGGCGGCGACCCGTAGGCCGGGTCCAGGTTTGCCCTTGTagcgccactgctgctgctggtgtggcTGTAGCTCTTGTGTCGCGCTGTCTATGAATACGGGGCGCTCCACCGTGATGCAAGATCTCCGGGAAGATGACCGCCTCGAATCTGTCGTGACGGTGACGATCTTCCAGTCGCCCGATTTGCTTTGACACAGCGAGTGCGCGACGAAAGGCGTCTGGTAGTCTGCGCTCTCTCTGGGGTGCAGGGACGCCGCGCCACCAGGCATCTTCATATCCTCGGAGCACTTTCTCTCTTGCAGCGGGCTCTGGTGGCTGTGATGGTAGCCTCGCGGAGAGAAGAAACTGGGCTTGCGCGTCAGGCGGGTGAACATCTTATGCACGTGTTTGCGCATCACCTTGTTTCTGATGACGTACAGGTACGGGTTGATGAGCGACGAGCAGAAGAGGAGTAACATGGCGATGGCCGGAAGGTCGTGCAGCGCAGTATTGCGTGTTCGCGCGTGCGGCTCCACCAAGGTCATCGAGAAGAAGGGTAGGAAGCACCCCGTAAATGAGACCACAACCAGGACTCCCGTGCGTACTGCCTTCCACTTGTCGCCGAATATCGAAGACGCTTGACTAAGCGAAGAAGTTCGTTTAGACCAAGCCAACTTCCTGTGCAGGTAAGGAGACGCATGGTTTCCAACTTCCGTTGCCACCAACGAGGGCTGGCTGATCTCGTTGCCAACGGCGTGGAAGTTTAGACGTGTGCACGCGCTATTGCGGCGAGCCGCTTTCAACATAGATGCGTATATCCACGTGATCCGGATAAACGGAAGCAGGAAGCCTATAACGCAGAAGACACACGAGTAGGCTATCGTGAGAAAACCggtgtcctgccaggttacaGTGCACATAGCCCAGCTTTCTTGGTATTTAATGTCCGAGACTCCACAAAGCGGTGGTAGTGCTACGACAATGGCGATGAGCCAAGTAGATACGATGAGGCCACTCGTTCGTTTCTTCGTGATGGTCATCGAATAGTGCAACGGGCTGTTGACGGCACAATTTCTGTCTACAGCTATTAAGAGAATGGAGAAAACATTGGCTAAGGTGAGGCACAGGGAGAGGGTGCCGTGTACTTTGCACCACACGTCTCCGAATATCCATTCTTGGAACATGATGGACGCGAAAATGAATGGGAGAAGGGTGAAATTCTGCAGGAGGTACACAATGGCCATGTTCAACACAAACTTGTTCGAAGTCATGCGAACCGATGGCCGCTGATAGAAGAGAACAAACACGAGGCCATTCACAGCGACACTCGAAACCATGATAGCCAGCAGAAGCGCGAAGTGGACTTCGAGGCGGATGTACCGGAACGACAGCGATGATTGGTTGTCTTCTATGTCGACCGCGCGGCCGGAAGCGACTGCACTGGCTTCACCGGACGGCACAAACGGCAGGATTTCTGATGACTGGTCCAAGGCAATGAAATTGGGGAAGGCTGGAGCTTGGTTGCGGGCGGTAAGATTGGTGCTGATTCCACCGAGGTACGGAGTTAGAGCAAGGCGTTCTCGATCAACGTTCAATTCCATGGCTTGTCGTCACCAAGAATACGAGCAATCAATGCCGGGAAATGGCATTTGGCGCGTCATGCTGCTTCCAGGCGCACCTGCGAATACATGACAAAGAAAAAGGAGACCGAATTAGTGTAAAATGAAAATAGTTTGATTAGCATTATGCTTCTGAAATCTACTTTGAATTAGTGCAATGTAATCTTAATTACTGCTGATTTGTTTGCGGTGACGCCGCTTGCTCAAAGTAAAACCCACGGCTGAAGCGACTATAAAGAAGTGGTAAGAGTTATCCCAAATATAACACGTCGGGATAGTACTCCATCTATAACGCAGGTGTCGCTTAGGCCCATCTATGTTTCAATCAACGTCTCTGCGCTTGGCTTTGTCAGCCCACTTCGTGCTCTCCAAAATACCGATAACTTCTGTTTCTCTGAAAGTTGCCAACGAACATGCATCTTAAACCTGTGGCTGGCAGCCCGTTCAGGCGAGAGCAATACAATGACCAATGTAAATTACGTAACACTAGGGCGGATCTGCCACATAATCTTTGAGAATGCTCGAAGGCGGTTCCGTTACAAGGCCGCAATATTCCAAACCGGCAGCAGTGGGAGACCCTCTTGCTCAGCTCAGACAAGCGAGACCCAGTCTGGGGCGTACAGCTTGCCGAATCAGCCGCTGAGACTCAGGGTATCCCGGCCTTCTGCCAGGCGGAGCGAGGGTGCGTCCGACCCCGTGATTGCTTGCATCAATAAAAgtagactctctctctctctctctgaaagtTGTGTTTTCCAACACCAATGCCTAAAACTCAGTGCACTGTCAAAACGAATAATTTCTTGCGTCAGTCAGTCACTACGCATCAATTAAGGAAGCCAACATGGCAATCTGAAAGGCATCATTGGAAAATGTAAatgtcaacaaaataaaaaagaacgtaAAACACCCTGTTCGCCATCTTTCTCAGAAACAAGAAATTGGGAAAATAGTGACATAGTTTCTTCAGCCCtttatgaaattaggaaattcttcATGTGCTTTTCCATCTTTTCTGGCACAAGTGTAATTTCTTGACACGTTTTAATGACTGCACTGCAATTTTGGCCATCCGTGGCGGCTCATCGGCCATGGCTACTTTCTTTTCGGCACAGGATTCCGGGTTCAATTCCACGCCACGGCAGCCCCATTTAGAAgagaacaaaacaagaaaaggcTCTGTGAGTGTAATAAAAAAACTTCCAAGTTTCATAAAACATAATCCaacattgtatttatttatttatttatttatttatttatttatttatttatttgttacggTTACTTAATAAATTAGAATAATTGCTCAATACTATATCTTTTTGAACAAGAACAGCTAGCTGTTTTCTGCAGCACGAGTGAACCAGTATGGAAGCACAAAGGGAAAACACCTTATCCCCCAATAAAAAGAAGAATGCGTGACAGTGAAACAGGAAATGCCGCGGTGACGAATAGAACTCTGGCTGCCTAACACCCATCGTGGAAATATATCCGGAACAACCCATAAGCACAGAACATTCCTTGAACTGAGgcgacgctttctttttcttcaaaggaAAACAAGGCCGCTGCGTAAACATGACAGCTATCACGCAGAGCGTTACAGTGTCAAGCAgcggaacgagaacaaaaaacgCCAGCGAAGTGCTGTCACCCAAGAAGCGACTACCAGTGTCGCGTGTTGCCGAAACGCTCGCGAGGTTGTACGTCCGACCTCTCGTCAGAACGCTAATCTGCCCGTGGTCCTTGGTACTTGAAAAACAGCTTGTGTCGCCACGGGGTCGTGGCCCCGGTAACGTTACGTGGCACCGTTGAAAGTAAACATACAGGCCGGGGAGAAAGAAAGTGAGGAAACGCGGTGTTTGAGGCAGATCGATATTCCCTTCAAGGTCGCAATAGAACGCGAGCAAACATGCGGCGTTGGCCTTCGGCTCTTGTGTTGCGTGAGGCTGCGAAGTCGCAAGCCCCATGCCCGCCTTCGTGCGCCCACTGTTTTTCCCACTATTTTTCCCACTGTCCGCGCGGCCTTTGCACAGTCGCCTGTGGTGTCGACCCTTTCCAGGAATTATCGTACTCTGACGCCAGCGGGACCCCTTGACCATTACATGTTGAAGGGTTCGGGCTTTTAACGTTGGACAACGAAGGCTGTTTCAGTGAAACATTTACGGTGACGGCACGGTTATCTTAATAATATCACACGTTTCACAACAATTTACGTTTGTAAATCACCTGGTATGTTAGAATTAAAGGGACCCCTTTATATCAGGCCGGGGAATCCGTTCCAAAATGATCGCAATGCCATTTTCACCGTTTCTGCAGTGTGTTCTTCTTTTCGCTGTCGTTGTTCTCAACCATTTCGCAAGCGGAGCTGCATGGCCGCAACAGCGTAGAGGTTTTTTTGAGGACAAGGTTCCGAAGAACTAAGGTATCATGCGTAGTAGAGAGCTGGAACATATCTGTCGCCTTTTCTACCTTTTCCTTCAACTCGTGCCAGCGTATTTGTTCGTCTTGTCATGTCAGAGTGATTGTTGTCACTTTCGCGTACTTACCTCATGGTGCGAAATTTTTCGAGATATAATTTAATGTTGAGCCCTTAACTTTATTTGTGTACGCCACACTATTATTCAACGATCACCAGAGTTGGTAGTGCTACAATTACTGATGTCATGCTCAGTGCGTTTTATTGTTGTACTGGTGGATCATTGACGAAGGTAAAGACTCGCACTCTCAATTGACACGAGATTTCGGTGCTTTTTAAACTTTTTAAACTAATAAACTTTTTAATGAAGTAGAAAGTGCGTGTTTCTGCGCTTAAACTAGCACCGATGGTGCCATTCATCATTGCATAAATGTTTAATAGAATTTCGTTCTGAAAAGAAACTCAACTCATTCAGCATAAACGAATTTTTATTATCAATTCTGAGTTCTCTTTTGTTCCTGGAGAAATGTACTAACCTGCTACTAGAAGCAGCAGCTGTTTACAAGGTTTTTATAGGCATAGATTACATTTCCTTAAAAATTAAATGGAATTGTGTGTAAAAGAGTTCGCTTTTACAATCGTTGCTTGATTACGAGGCGCCCAGAGGGAGCACGGCCATGTTTACTTAGCACTTATTCTGGTACCCTGTAAGCTATTACAAGTTGCTGTGTTGCTATTTTCGTATGGCAGCAGCGGCTCTCAGATGAAATGCTGATATTGCTTTGAAACAACAAACTACTCATTCGTACGTTTCGTAGGACGCTTGTCTTTTGTTCAAGGTCATAAGTAGGTATATATATGTCGTAGTCATCGTTGTCATAagcgtcatcatcaccatcatcatttaatatatatatatatatatatatatatatatatatatatatatatatatatatatatatatatatatatatatatatatatatatacgctgcaGCTCAAAGCTCCCTCTCTGACATTTCTATTTGTTCTTGTGTTGCGTCAACTGAATCTGCACTAATTCCCAATTAACACGAACAATATTATTCCAAAATAATAAATTCCCAAATCACTCCATATAATCATCTGCCGCCCGCATTCGCGTTTTTGACACTCCGCACCAATTCTGTTGCTTTTCTTATTTATTGGCGTATATCCCCTACAATCAACTAatcaaaaaaaaactttttaggTATAAAAAATTAAAAGGTTATTCCTCACTTCCAACAGTGTAATTGCTCATGTTTGTATAACTTAAGCACTAATGTACTAGCAGGACTAGATGTATCAGCGCTCAAGAAGAATGCTGTTaaataatttaaaaagaaaacaatagtgTTTTACCACCCACGTGTACTGAGACCAGACTCGAAATGCGCATTTTCAAATAAAGGTGCCGTCTTCGCAAAAAGTTCTGCGCTATAAAAACCATCATGTCCGCATCATGCGATCCCGCGCCAACTAAAGTTCAACTTGTCAAATGCGCGCGCGACAGTGTCGACTACGACGTTTTCCAAGACGCTATTTAAATGTACGTTTTAAGCGCCACGCGTAAGGATTTGCTATAGGAATGCAATTTGTCGCAGCGAAGATATTCCCCGCTTCGTGGCCGCAACAAGGCTTTCACGAAAATTCTGGAGCGGACTCGACGAACTTAACAATTTTCTACAATTTATTCTCTCTCTGTTCTTTTCCCGTTTTTGCTTTTCCTCGTGGGCATAGAACTAGCTTCAATCCGCATCGATAATTCTGCGCAGTCAAGGTTTGTCAGATTGGCCGATGGTACTATGTAGCACTGAGTGGGACATGACGTCTCATGGTGTTACCGGGTCATTCCAGTAAAACGAAGCTGGGCTATACAACGCGATAAAGTGATCGGTCGCAGCCCTGCTGCTGAAATGACTACGCAACCAATCGGGAGCTTCGCACGGTACCAACGGGAGTAAGATCGAAGAAGGAACGAAGTGCTACCAGTACCTTTGTTTTACGCCGCTCTGCCACGTCACAGAAGGGCGGCTCCGCGAGCTGTGCTTCGCAGTGCTGCATGCTTAATCGGGTAAATTCCACAAATAATTTGAAGCCAGTTATTTTAGTTTACATGGCCCTTTTGATAGGTTGACACACGGAACTATACCTTTATGGCAAATTACTCCGACCTTTTTAACGTAAGCATGTGCCGTAAACTTTCTAACTAAGAAGCTATTTAATGTAACTGTATTGTAATAATTGAAGTGGTTGcttcggcttttctttttttcgagatgATGTCCGCCTGGGCACATAAATTATCTTTAGCGAGGTGATTCGACTGACTCttgtgggcttttttttttcatatggtgTTCGAAGTGAAAACAAACATAGAAGAAAACTAACCGAATTCGCCAAAAACCATCCTGGTTACCCACCCTTCCTACTCAGCTACAACAAGCTCATTATTAATAAGAAACGCTACACTTACAACGCGATTGCGGATAGCATCGAATAAATTAAAACCAATGAATATACACTGAGCCGCATGAGCGCGTCACTGACACTGCAAATGCTATGTCCTAGGAAGGCGAGAGGGGCGGTGGACGGCCATTCACACAACTAAATCATACACACCAGTACACGAGGCGTCGTCATCAAACATGATTCATTGTCGTCAGCGATAGATTCCTGCTCTGCGCACATTGTTGCTCTTACGGAAACTTGGCTCTCTCTAACATACAAGATGGCGAAATCTTTCATGAAGCTTAACATTTTAACATATACCGATGCGACCGCactgcgtctcgaggtgggggcGTACAACTTGCGGTTTCAAATGATATTCCTTCACCGAGCATATGAGTTTGCACATACCTCGAAATCATCTGGGTACTAGAAAAAATTGGCCATCGCAAACTCATTTTAGACGTGCGCTATAGACCCCCTTCTTCCTCTTCCTGTTTTTTAAATGAACTGCGTGACGTCCTTAATACGATTCACACTCGGTTTCCTACATCACCCGTCATACGTTTAGGAGATTTCAACTTCCCTAATATAATATGGAGTACCAACCCTCCTACTTTAACTCCGTACTCAAAAGAATCACAAGAATTTTTGGATATGTGGTCTGCCTTTTCGTTAACCCAAATTGTTCCCGAGCCAACCAGACTATCCGCTACGGCACCGCACACACTTGACTTAATTCTAACTACCCCTGATCTTCTCTCTGATGTTACTTGCTATCCTGGAATTAGTGGACACATACTGCTTAACTTTCACATCGAAAGAACCACGCCAATACGCTCAAAACAACGCAAAACTATTCTTGCCTACAACAGAGCAAGTTTTGACGCAATCAATACTGAACTTCATGCATTCATAGACGTCTTCTTGCATAACTTCGACATTAACTCAGTGCAATCTAATTGGGACACATTCGAAACTAAAGTACACGAACTAATAAAAAAATGCATTCCAAAGCGAAGCAGATCGCCACCCATTCGCAGGTACCATGGTATAACACCCATTTAAAACGGATATCCAACAATAAAAATATGTCTTTATCGCGCAGCCAGGCTCTCACCTTCTAATTTACGTTGGtatgcatgcaagaatgcatCTAACGCTTATCTTGCAGCCATAAGAAACACCAGAGAAAACTCTTTTATCTACTGTGCTTCCGTCAATGTTTGCCTCAAACATAAATAAATTTTGGCGCACCAGTAACCCTTCGCCTCACAACACTATCACCTTGCATGATTCTTCTGACGAGCCCATGCCCAACAATATTTGTACGACCCTTCTTCATCAAACATTTCTACAGAATTTTTCCTCCGCTTCTTCAAAGGAATTACCACCGACGCAATCTTTCAATTACGTAGCTATGCCTTCAGTACGAATCGACCTATCTGACTCATCTCCCGGCTTCGACGGCATTAACgccaaatttttgaaaaacactaGTGTCTACTGCTCTATTATTCTAACAAAAATATTCCAACAATCTTTGGACACGGGTATGCTCCCCAAGAAATGGAAAATAGGGAAGGTGATTCTAATCTTTAAATCAGCCAATAAAAATTTTCCTTGTAGTTATAGCCCTATTTCTCTCACCAGTAACTgttgcaaaatactagaacatgTAATCTACAGGAACTTGGATAACTTTCTGGAATCAAACTCATTTTTTGGTGCGGCTCAACACGGCTTTCGCAAAATATattcatgtgaaacgcaacttaTATGTTTTACTCGCACATTGAACCAAATCTCAGATCGATCATCTCATGCCGATTGCATATTCttagattttgcaaaagcgtttgacaaggtctCACGTGGATTACTGCTTCATAAACTAAATTAACTAAATTTAGACACTAGTTTGTTTAAATGGATTGAATTTTTTCTTACATACCGTTCTCAGTTTGTTGTCGCGAATCAGTGTTGCTCTGATTTTAGCCACGTTTCTTCAGGCGTTCCGGAGGGATCGATTCTTGGAACACTTTTGTTTGTGGTCTATATCAATGACTTGGCGTCTGTGTTAAAATCTATCCTTGTTTTATttcagaagagtacgcatttgggctggtcggttcatgattacgagcaataaaaacagcactAAACGACaagacgagtgaagggacacagacaacagcgctgactaacaacgaaagtgtctttattctttcagtcagcatatatatgctccgccgctatctgaaaccacagaatcaacagaattgggcatgcgcagggggattgcaattaatgcgataggaaggcgatctccttcggaaggagagaaatagaagggaggcttacacatgcttcgccgctaacgtgaatgtggaaagcttcggaaatgaggcgtgcgcggtcatcgcggtattttgacaggtaggtcACACCTTCGAAAGATGGCTTGCAGCCGCactcattgcaatgcagtgaaaACTGACTATCTTTTGCTGACGACCGTGTTACTTTCCGCGAAATAAGAACTGTTAATGACACAGCCCTCTTACAGTCTGATCTTGATGTTGTTGCTACCTGGTCCAAAGCATGGTTATTGGAGCTTAACACTATCAAGTGTAAAACTACGCATATTTCTTGCACTAAAACCTCCACATCTCATATTTACCCTAACAATGTTCAATTAGAATCAGTCACCTCGTACTTTAGCATTCACATTACCACTAACTTAACCTGGAACGTTCACACCGAACATATAATTAGCAAAGCAAACCCCATGTTAGGTTACATACGTCGTAACTTCCTTAGAGCGCCATCGTCATTTTAATTATTGTtgtacaaaacactaatacgttccAAGCTAGAATACGCATGTTCGATATGGGATCCAAGTCAGGATAAACTTGTAATGCCACTAGAACTGGTTCAAAATTACTCTGGTAGGTTTATTCTGTGCATCTACGATCGAACCGCTAGTGTTACTGCCATGAAATCTAATCTTGCCCTTATATCCCTGTCGGCGCACCGCCAAACTTCCTAACTATTTTCATAAGTTGTATTATCAACCTGTTCTGCGCAACCAATTTATCTCTAGGCCACATTACCGATCCCATCGCATCGACCACAGCCACAAAGTTGGAATTGATATTTGCAACACTAAGAATTCCTTTCACTCTTTTTTGCCCAGGACTAGTGGCGGTTGGAATCACTTTCATGCTGTATCTATCAGTGATAACCTACACTTCCGAAATTTTCTAGCTA
Proteins encoded in this window:
- the LOC126543470 gene encoding uncharacterized protein, which translates into the protein MELNVDRERLALTPYLGGISTNLTARNQAPAFPNFIALDQSSEILPFVPSGEASAVASGRAVDIEDNQSSLSFRYIRLEVHFALLLAIMVSSVAVNGLVFVLFYQRPSVRMTSNKFVLNMAIVYLLQNFTLLPFIFASIMFQEWIFGDVWCKVHGTLSLCLTLANVFSILLIAVDRNCAVNSPLHYSMTITKKRTSGLIVSTWLIAIVVALPPLCGVSDIKYQESWAMCTVTWQDTGFLTIAYSCVFCVIGFLLPFIRITWIYASMLKAARRNSACTRLNFHAVGNEISQPSLVATEVGNHASPYLHRKLAWSKRTSSLSQASSIFGDKWKAVRTGVLVVVSFTGCFLPFFSMTLVEPHARTRNTALHDLPAIAMLLLFCSSLINPYLYVIRNKVMRKHVHKMFTRLTRKPSFFSPRGYHHSHQSPLQERKCSEDMKMPGGAASLHPRESADYQTPFVAHSLCQSKSGDWKIVTVTTDSRRSSSRRSCITVERPVFIDSATQELQPHQQQQWRYKGKPGPGLRVAAMRSGFNRRASLDSSKLMSARFSSMPERSSEVTAVKSTTYTGGDRSMSFRTRGRFANREELIEAHDPSCNSSVCQEMWGRHFIDSSQCRRPSHAIYDSQNSTSAVLGCGEIYNRLSTVDSVAQVHSYETVSSAYDTSAVAAYHRRPALKRGRSFAFDEHEMSMAFSPQRISYCGGLRKSRFALARNSLRHSSTDTITTTLESLTSTESQDGPVIATPESYAPCYESSVILAQQYCQREHATRNGDILPPSLRSSAIHQRTPHGHLPCECQDRRDSGFEDAMLGKGIMCDTIVNEAGSIKAVKFLERM